A window from Danio aesculapii chromosome 6, fDanAes4.1, whole genome shotgun sequence encodes these proteins:
- the chst7 gene encoding carbohydrate sulfotransferase 7: protein MKRRLQKKYIILILGYSVALLLIPYVLDYRSKSPHIKDGYQQQKCPDLESTIALWSSVRSANSTETEDSGNRSQSRTHIYLHATWRTGSSFLGELFNQHPDVFYLYEPMWNMWQALYPGDAGSLQGAVRDMMNSLFRCDFSVLKLYAGSSNVSTSFIFGWKTNKVICSEPLCNAYKKHEIGLVQGDVCSKCQPRDLRELEKECKKYPVMVIKDVRVLDLAVLVPLMRDPAINLQIVQLFRDPRAVHNSRLKSKLALVKESIQVLRSKKQSDKYKRLLVPSNRVHRAENYVSSAMELICDNWLNDMSLVLNAPPWVKRNYIRVKYEDLVLKPVDELQRLYRFANLTLSPAMEKFVMNMTRGRGYSSDKPFLISSRDAKEAIFAWRERLNVEQVKQVEAYCSEVMRQLDYQKRNMDKT, encoded by the coding sequence ATGAAGAGAAGGCTTCAGAAAAAATACATCATCTTAATTCTAGGATACTCCGTGGCGCTGCTTTTAATTCCATACGTACTAGATTACCGGAGCAAGTCGCCCCACATTAAGGATGGATACCAGCAACAAAAGTGTCCCGATCTGGAGAGCACCATCGCCCTGTGGAGCAGCGTCAGGTCGGCCAACTCAACGGAGACGGAGGACAGCGGCAACAGGAGTCAGTCCCGAACACACATATACCTCCACGCGACCTGGAGGACAGGCTCTTCCTTTTTAGGGGAACTATTTAATCAGCATCCCGATGTGTTTTACCTGTACGAACCCATGTGGAATATGTGGCAGGCGCTTTACCCGGGGGACGCGGGCAGTTTACAGGGAGCAGTGAGAGACATGATGAACTCCCTGTTCAGGTGCGACTTCTCGGTCTTAAAACTCTACGCAGGCTCGTCCAACGTGAGCACCTCGTTCATTTTCGGCTGGAAGACCAACAAGGTCATTTGCTCCGAGCCTCTGTGCAACGCGTACAAAAAGCACGAGATCGGCTTGGTTCAAGGAGACGTGTGCAGCAAATGCCAGCCCAGAGACCtcagagagctggagaaagaGTGTAAAAAGTACCCGGTGATGGTCATCAAAGATGTGCGGGTTTTGGACTTGGCGGTTCTGGTCCCTCTCATGCGAGACCCCGCCATCAACCTCCAGATAGTGCAGTTGTTTCGCGACCCCCGGGCAGTGCACAACTCTCGGCTGAAGTCCAAGCTGGCTCTGGTGAAGGAGAGCATACAGGTGCTAAGGAGCAAGAAACAAAGCGACAAGTACAAGCGGCTTCTGGTGCCCAGCAACAGGGTGCACCGGGCCGAGAACTACGTCTCCAGCGCGATGGAGTTAATATGCGACAACTGGCTGAACGACATGTCGCTGGTTCTGAACGCTCCGCCGTGGGTCAAGAGAAACTACATTAGGGTCAAATACGAAGACCTGGTGCTCAAACCCGTGGACGAGCTCCAGAGGCTATACCGTTTCGCCAACCTCACTCTTTCTCCAGCCATGGAGAAGTTTGTGATGAACATGACCCGCGGGCGAGGCTATTCCTCGGATAAACCCTTCCTCATATCATCCAGAGACGCCAAAGAGGCGATTTTTGCCTGGAGGGAAAGGCTGAATGTGGAGCAGGTGAAGCAGGTTGAAGCTTACTGCAGTGAGGTAATGAGGCAGCTGGATTATCAGAAGAGGAACATGGACAAGACCTAA